The nucleotide sequence AAGCAAAGAAAGCAAGAGAAGCTGCAAAGCATGCTCGTGAAATGGTAAAAAGAAAGAGTGTTTTTGGAAGTTCTTCACTTCCTGGGAAACTTGCAGATTGTATTACTAAAAAACTTGAAGAATCTGAACTTTTTATAGTCGAGGGTGATTCAGCAGGTGGTTCGGCAAAACAGGCAAGAGATAGAAATTTCCAAGCAATTTTACCACTTCGTGGAAAAATCTTAAACGTAGAAAAGAGTAGTTGGCTTAAGCTTTTAAAGAATGAGCAGGTAAGAGATATTATAACTGCATTGGGTGTAGGCATCGGCGATGATTTTGATATTAAAAAGTTAAGATATGGAAAGATAATAATAATGACCGATGCTGATGTTGATGGTGCACACATTAGAACACTTCTTTTGACACTCTTTTACAGGTACATGAAAGAATTAATTGAAGAGGGAAGAATATATATTGCACAGCCTCCACTTTACAAATTAACTGTTGGAAAGGATCACTATTATTTCTACAGTGATGAGGAATTGGAAGATTTTAAAAAGACATTGGAAGATAAAAAATATGAAATACAACGTTACAAAGGTCTTGGTGAAATGAATCCAGAGCAACTTTGGGAAACTACCATGGATCCAAACACAAGAAAATTATTAAAAGTTTCAATTGAAGATGCAGAAACTGCAGATGAGTTATTTGAAATGCTTATGGGTAGCGATACTGAGAGCAGAAAGGAATTTATATTCAGACACGCACTTTCTGTAAAGGAGATAGATGTATAAGTGAGAAAAGGTATTTTATTTATTTTACTGCTACCTATTCTATCTCTTTCCATGTACATACAGTTTTTAGACGTTGCAACGGTTACAAGAAATGAAGTTACAGTATTTGATGTGGCAGCAACTTATACTCAAATTGATGCAACAAGTCTTCAAAATATTGTTCTTGCGTATCTTCCTGAGAATTCTTCAACTGATATTAATATAAAGTACATACTTCAAAGACTTTCAAGGGTGGCAACTCAAGTTGAGGCCACCCCTACTGTTGGTGTTGTAAAGGTTGTCTTTCCAAATCTTTTGACTAGAGAAAGTAGTATGTCTACGCTAACCGTTGAGCAGGCATTGAAAATTGCAACAGAAGTTGCTCTATCAATGCTTCCCATAAATTCAACTGTAGAAGTTACTTCAACGTACGGCAAGATTGTTGAACACGATAATTTTGATTACGATGTAATTCAATCTGTTGGTGGAAGCTTTTTGGTAAGATTTGCTTTAAAGAAGGATAGTAGAACCGTCGGATATTTTAACGTTAACCTAATAGGAAAATGTATTAGGAAAATTCCCGTAGCTGCGAGAAATATTAATTACGGAGAGCAGGTTAATATGGACGATGTAGCCTTTGCAGATGTGAATATATTTTCTTTAAGGGGAACACCTTTGGATGTATCAAAGCTTCCAATGATTTCTAGAAAGTATTTTAAAGTTGGAGAGCCTTTGTTTGAAGAGTATTTTGAAAGAGTTCCAGATGTGGTGGTTGGTCAGGTTATAGTAGGGTATGTAGAATTACCGGGTGTTATC is from Thermosipho africanus Ob7 and encodes:
- the flgA gene encoding flagellar basal body P-ring formation chaperone FlgA, yielding MRKGILFILLLPILSLSMYIQFLDVATVTRNEVTVFDVAATYTQIDATSLQNIVLAYLPENSSTDINIKYILQRLSRVATQVEATPTVGVVKVVFPNLLTRESSMSTLTVEQALKIATEVALSMLPINSTVEVTSTYGKIVEHDNFDYDVIQSVGGSFLVRFALKKDSRTVGYFNVNLIGKCIRKIPVAARNINYGEQVNMDDVAFADVNIFSLRGTPLDVSKLPMISRKYFKVGEPLFEEYFERVPDVVVGQVIVGYVELPGVIVKTMLRALESGNVGDVIKARNIESGKIVYGLIVEGPMLKVVEVSK